From one Aminivibrio sp. genomic stretch:
- a CDS encoding ABC transporter ATP-binding protein: MEPNTRKITSLRVEHITKRFPGVLACSDISLSVGEGEVLALVGENGAGKTTLMNILMGLYRPDEGRILINGEEAVFRSPGDAFAAGLGMVHQQYMLVANMTVLENIALGYTRAWSPLALDLDMVRARIGEISRKYGLAVDPDAYVWQLSVGEQQRVELVKTLCLGARFLILDEPTSALTPQETDELILLLRRMTRELSIIFISHKLQEVKNLSDKVVILRRGKVVFQGSTADHSSDDIAALMTGREIHLPRNEAPECEGNPALEIRGLKVRSDRGFLAVDGLDLSVCAGEIVGLAGVSGNGQRELAEAINGLRKAEEGQILFFGRDIVNRPPRDVIDAGMGYIPEERNTEGIVPSFSVKENFILKDAGAPPFAAWSFLKLKEIDRHAERLRTEFDIRSPDTEVPAGSLSGGNIQKVILAREISRRPRFLVAVYPTRGLDMGAAEFIHRRLLEKRMEGIGILLISEELDEILDLSDRIAVIFKGRILGILDRRSADSRKIGLLMAGVHHDEAV; the protein is encoded by the coding sequence ATGGAACCGAACACCCGAAAAATTACCAGCCTCCGGGTGGAGCACATCACCAAGCGCTTCCCCGGGGTCCTCGCCTGCAGCGACATTTCCCTCTCCGTCGGTGAAGGAGAGGTGCTGGCACTGGTCGGAGAGAACGGCGCGGGAAAGACCACGCTGATGAACATATTGATGGGCCTGTACCGTCCCGACGAGGGGCGCATCCTGATCAACGGGGAGGAAGCGGTCTTCCGCTCCCCGGGCGACGCCTTCGCCGCGGGGCTTGGCATGGTGCACCAGCAGTACATGCTGGTGGCGAACATGACGGTGCTGGAAAACATCGCCCTCGGCTACACCCGGGCATGGTCTCCCCTGGCCCTCGACCTTGACATGGTCCGCGCCCGCATCGGCGAGATCTCCCGGAAATACGGCCTTGCAGTGGATCCCGACGCCTACGTCTGGCAGCTCTCCGTGGGAGAACAGCAGCGGGTCGAGCTGGTGAAAACCCTCTGCCTCGGCGCCCGATTCCTCATCCTGGACGAACCCACCAGCGCCCTGACGCCCCAGGAAACGGACGAGCTGATCCTCCTTCTCAGGAGAATGACGCGGGAGCTCTCCATCATTTTCATCAGCCACAAGCTCCAGGAGGTGAAGAACCTATCCGATAAGGTGGTCATTCTTCGGCGGGGGAAGGTAGTTTTCCAGGGCAGCACCGCCGACCATTCCTCCGACGATATCGCGGCGCTGATGACGGGGCGGGAGATTCACCTCCCAAGGAACGAGGCTCCGGAATGCGAGGGAAATCCGGCCCTCGAAATCAGGGGGCTGAAGGTACGGAGCGACAGGGGATTCCTTGCCGTGGACGGCCTTGATCTCTCGGTCTGCGCGGGTGAGATCGTCGGCCTCGCAGGCGTCTCGGGTAACGGACAGCGGGAGCTGGCCGAAGCAATAAACGGTCTGAGGAAGGCCGAGGAGGGCCAAATCCTCTTCTTCGGCCGGGATATTGTCAACCGTCCGCCCCGGGATGTCATCGACGCCGGGATGGGCTACATCCCCGAGGAGCGGAACACGGAGGGGATCGTTCCCTCCTTCTCGGTGAAGGAGAACTTCATCCTGAAGGATGCCGGGGCTCCCCCGTTCGCTGCCTGGTCATTCCTGAAGCTGAAAGAGATCGATCGGCACGCCGAACGGCTGCGCACCGAGTTCGACATCCGCAGCCCAGACACGGAGGTACCGGCGGGATCCCTCTCCGGGGGCAACATCCAGAAGGTCATCCTTGCCAGGGAGATTTCCCGCAGGCCCCGCTTTCTCGTAGCGGTCTACCCCACCCGCGGCCTCGACATGGGAGCTGCGGAGTTCATCCATAGGCGCCTGCTGGAAAAGCGCATGGAAGGGATCGGCATCTTGCTGATCAGCGAAGAGCTGGATGAAATTCTCGACCTCTCCGACCGCATTGCCGTTATCTTCAAGGGACGGATTCTCGGCATCCTCGACAGGCGTTCGGCGGACAGCAGGAAGATAGGCCTCCTGATGGCAGGGGTGCACCATGACGAAGCAGTTTAA
- a CDS encoding QueT transporter family protein, with the protein MQKRSLNKKTLPAPASLAVSGLVAAAYAVLTILFAPISYGHIQVRISEALTVLPFLFPQAVPGLFIGCLIANFAGGFGILDVVLGSGATLLAAVLTARMPNAVLAAVPPVVVNMVVVGGYLSFLLDIPFLPCALYVGLGQVVACCFLGIPLVLLLEGRMKKGGTGPAQ; encoded by the coding sequence ATGCAGAAAAGAAGCCTGAATAAAAAAACTCTGCCGGCTCCCGCGTCGCTTGCCGTCTCAGGGCTGGTGGCGGCAGCCTATGCAGTGCTCACCATCCTGTTTGCACCCATTTCCTACGGTCATATCCAGGTGCGGATTTCGGAAGCCCTCACGGTGCTTCCCTTCCTGTTTCCCCAGGCGGTTCCGGGGCTTTTCATCGGCTGCCTGATCGCCAATTTCGCCGGCGGTTTCGGCATCCTGGACGTGGTGCTCGGGAGCGGAGCGACGCTGCTCGCGGCGGTCCTCACGGCGAGGATGCCCAACGCCGTGCTTGCCGCCGTTCCTCCCGTAGTGGTGAACATGGTGGTGGTGGGAGGGTACCTTTCCTTTCTCCTGGATATTCCTTTTCTCCCGTGCGCCCTCTACGTGGGGCTGGGACAGGTCGTGGCCTGCTGCTTCCTGGGCATTCCCCTGGTGCTTCTCCTCGAAGGGAGAATGAAAAAGGGCGGGACCGGTCCCGCCCAGTAA
- the cysS gene encoding cysteine--tRNA ligase: protein MSLILYNDLTRTKEPFVPVREGHVGFYSCGPTVYDFFHIGNARPFIVFDVLRRYLEYSGYTVTFVQNFTDIEDKMIARANREGITVRQLADRFIAEYYKDADALGIRRATHNPLATEHMDEIIELVGTLIQKGHAYEVDGDVFFDVSSFPKYGALSKQSLEELQSGARIEVNERKKHPLDFALWKAKKEGEPSWPSPWGEGRPGWHIECSAMSMKYLGETLDIHSGGTDLTFPHHENEIAQAEAATGKPFVKYWIHNGYLLIDKEKMSKSLGNFLTARAALEKFPGRAIRFFMLSAHYRSPINFSEESLLQAKSAMDRLDNCWSDLRHADTNRKKGERTEGNETAALFPALEEKFRAVMDDDFNTAAALGVLFDGVKAVNTYLRESDILDPAVLESAESFFKKIDSVLGVLPAEASGDEGEAAGIEKLIAERNEARKKKDFKRSDEIRDELGARGIVLEDTPDGTKWKKKG, encoded by the coding sequence ATGAGCCTGATATTGTACAACGACCTGACACGCACAAAAGAGCCTTTCGTCCCCGTGCGGGAAGGGCACGTCGGATTCTACAGCTGCGGCCCCACAGTCTACGACTTCTTTCACATCGGGAACGCCCGTCCCTTCATCGTTTTCGATGTGCTCCGGAGATATCTTGAATACAGCGGCTATACCGTCACCTTCGTCCAGAACTTCACCGACATCGAAGACAAGATGATCGCCAGAGCCAACCGTGAGGGAATCACCGTCCGGCAGCTGGCCGACCGGTTTATCGCTGAGTATTACAAAGATGCTGACGCCCTCGGAATCCGCAGGGCGACCCACAATCCCCTCGCCACGGAACACATGGACGAAATCATCGAACTGGTGGGCACCCTCATCCAAAAAGGGCACGCCTACGAGGTGGACGGCGACGTTTTCTTCGACGTGAGCAGCTTCCCGAAATACGGCGCCCTTTCGAAGCAGAGCCTCGAGGAGCTCCAGTCCGGGGCCCGCATCGAAGTCAACGAGCGGAAGAAGCATCCCCTCGACTTCGCCCTCTGGAAAGCGAAAAAGGAGGGGGAACCCTCCTGGCCCAGCCCCTGGGGCGAGGGACGCCCGGGCTGGCACATCGAGTGCAGCGCCATGTCCATGAAATACCTGGGCGAGACCCTGGACATCCATTCGGGGGGGACGGACCTCACCTTCCCTCACCACGAGAACGAAATCGCCCAGGCCGAGGCCGCCACGGGGAAACCCTTCGTCAAGTACTGGATTCACAACGGCTACCTGCTCATCGACAAGGAGAAGATGTCCAAGTCCCTCGGCAACTTTCTCACCGCCAGGGCGGCCCTGGAAAAATTCCCGGGGCGGGCAATCCGGTTCTTCATGCTGAGCGCCCACTACCGCTCCCCCATCAACTTCTCCGAGGAAAGCCTCCTCCAGGCGAAAAGCGCCATGGACCGACTGGACAACTGCTGGTCCGACCTTCGTCACGCCGACACTAACAGGAAGAAGGGAGAGCGTACGGAAGGGAACGAAACGGCCGCTCTCTTTCCCGCCCTCGAGGAGAAATTCCGGGCAGTCATGGACGACGACTTCAACACCGCCGCCGCGCTGGGCGTCCTTTTCGACGGAGTCAAGGCCGTCAACACTTATCTCAGGGAAAGCGACATCCTGGATCCCGCCGTGCTCGAGTCCGCAGAGAGCTTCTTCAAAAAGATCGATTCAGTTTTGGGCGTTCTTCCCGCCGAAGCATCGGGAGATGAAGGAGAGGCCGCCGGAATAGAAAAGCTCATTGCGGAGAGGAACGAGGCCAGGAAGAAAAAGGATTTCAAGCGGTCCGACGAAATACGGGACGAGCTCGGCGCCAGGGGAATTGTCCTTGAGGACACCCCCGACGGTACGAAGTGGAAGAAAAAGGGATAG
- a CDS encoding ABC transporter permease, translated as MTKQFKVLYRFAVILAAAASAMLLGALILWTIGADVTKTYSVIILEPLKNRIQIGEVIIRAIPLTVIALGISVAYRSGIVNIGAEGQMAMGILAAAAAALAFPGLPRYVLLPLALTAGALGGAVWGFIPGILKARLHVSELLSTVMLNYIAAQFYTFCLRGPMLDPAEITMGSGTPQSMRLTRAVWLDRLVPGTRIHTGVYIAVFLAFAVWLLLWRTSWGYRMRAAGAGERAARYGGIDVAGCLVAAMMISGAFAGLAGAVEVAGVHRRAIEGITGGYGFSGIVVALFGGLHPAGIIPASFFFGLLIVGADMTQRMAGVPANMVLVLQGIIILVIVSTRMVLANPYLTERAWRRYRSLTGRNREE; from the coding sequence ATGACGAAGCAGTTTAAGGTCCTCTACAGGTTCGCCGTCATCCTTGCGGCAGCGGCGTCGGCCATGCTTCTTGGCGCGCTCATCCTCTGGACCATCGGTGCCGACGTGACGAAAACCTACTCGGTCATCATCCTCGAACCGCTCAAAAACAGGATACAGATCGGAGAGGTGATCATACGGGCCATACCGCTCACCGTCATCGCCCTCGGGATATCGGTCGCCTACCGGAGCGGCATCGTCAATATCGGCGCCGAGGGACAGATGGCCATGGGCATCCTCGCCGCAGCGGCAGCGGCTCTGGCCTTTCCCGGCCTTCCGAGGTACGTGCTGCTGCCCCTGGCCCTGACCGCTGGGGCCCTCGGCGGGGCGGTCTGGGGATTCATTCCGGGCATCCTCAAGGCAAGACTCCACGTCAGCGAGCTTCTCTCCACGGTGATGCTGAACTACATCGCCGCCCAGTTCTACACCTTCTGCCTGAGGGGGCCCATGCTCGATCCGGCGGAAATCACCATGGGCAGCGGCACACCCCAGTCGATGCGCCTGACGAGGGCCGTATGGCTCGACAGACTGGTTCCGGGCACACGAATCCATACAGGCGTATATATCGCCGTCTTTCTCGCCTTTGCCGTCTGGCTGCTCCTCTGGAGAACCTCGTGGGGGTACAGGATGCGGGCCGCAGGAGCGGGTGAACGGGCCGCGAGGTACGGCGGAATAGATGTGGCGGGTTGCCTCGTGGCCGCCATGATGATCAGCGGGGCCTTCGCCGGGCTTGCCGGGGCCGTGGAGGTGGCGGGAGTGCACCGACGGGCCATCGAGGGCATCACCGGCGGCTACGGCTTCAGCGGCATCGTGGTCGCTCTTTTCGGAGGGCTGCACCCTGCGGGCATCATCCCGGCCTCGTTTTTCTTCGGCCTGCTCATCGTGGGGGCAGATATGACGCAGCGCATGGCGGGCGTCCCGGCAAACATGGTGCTCGTCCTGCAGGGCATCATCATCCTCGTCATCGTGTCGACGCGGATGGTCCTCGCGAACCCCTACCTTACCGAACGGGCATGGCGGAGATACCGGAGCCTGACAGGACGCAACAGGGAGGAGTGA
- a CDS encoding BMP family protein: MKKKPVCLLCAVLILGLALIGTVPDTAGAAGVVKIALIIESTVDDKGWCQAMHDGILQAQKELPGRIEYSYSEKMKPVDAGSAVLQYVSQGYHIIIGHGAQYKNLMLEMAEEYPDVTFVFGTSAEIGPENVFTYMPQSEETGYLSGLIAGMTTKKNIVGLVGPVDGGDAARYNRGFVLGVQAVNPKAKIMVAHTGSFADFVKAGEVAETMIKAGADVLTGSSQQALGALRAVADHKDAPIWWVGQDIAQIHITEGYKCIAASSYNYGAVIVDLVGKLDAGVKGGECIPLNFSNGGFIFAFNEALKDMYTGAVEQKVNETIEKFRAAPDSLDWSAVDYSKL; encoded by the coding sequence GTGAAGAAAAAACCGGTATGCCTGCTCTGCGCAGTGCTGATTCTCGGACTGGCGCTCATCGGCACGGTGCCTGACACAGCCGGCGCCGCCGGAGTGGTGAAGATCGCCCTTATAATCGAGAGCACCGTCGATGACAAAGGCTGGTGCCAGGCCATGCATGACGGTATTCTCCAGGCACAGAAAGAACTTCCCGGACGGATAGAGTACAGCTACAGCGAAAAGATGAAACCTGTGGATGCCGGATCCGCCGTTCTTCAGTACGTATCCCAGGGTTACCATATCATCATCGGCCACGGCGCCCAATACAAGAACCTGATGCTCGAAATGGCCGAGGAATACCCCGATGTCACCTTCGTCTTCGGTACCAGCGCCGAGATCGGCCCCGAAAACGTCTTCACCTACATGCCCCAGAGCGAGGAGACCGGCTACCTTTCCGGCCTGATCGCCGGCATGACGACGAAAAAGAACATCGTCGGCCTCGTAGGCCCCGTGGACGGCGGCGATGCGGCCCGCTACAACCGGGGCTTCGTGTTGGGCGTGCAGGCTGTCAACCCGAAGGCGAAGATCATGGTCGCCCACACCGGATCCTTTGCTGATTTCGTCAAGGCCGGAGAAGTGGCCGAGACGATGATCAAGGCCGGTGCCGACGTACTCACCGGCTCTTCCCAGCAGGCTTTGGGGGCCCTACGGGCCGTGGCGGACCACAAGGACGCCCCGATCTGGTGGGTCGGCCAGGATATCGCCCAGATCCACATCACCGAGGGATACAAGTGCATCGCCGCGTCCTCCTACAACTACGGGGCGGTCATCGTCGACCTCGTGGGCAAGCTGGACGCCGGAGTGAAAGGGGGAGAGTGCATCCCCCTGAACTTCTCCAACGGCGGCTTCATCTTCGCCTTCAACGAGGCGCTGAAAGACATGTACACCGGGGCCGTCGAACAGAAGGTCAACGAAACGATCGAAAAATTCCGGGCGGCCCCTGACAGCCTCGATTGGAGCGCCGTGGACTACTCGAAGCTCTGA
- a CDS encoding protein-L-isoaspartate(D-aspartate) O-methyltransferase, with protein MTQWRSLAERMVREQIKARGVRSEAVLEAMGSVPRHLFLDEALRESAWIDSPLPIGEDQTISQPYMVARMTELLSPARGESVLEIGTGSGYQAAVLSAMGAKVTSLERIASLADRARKRLDGLGFDVRVIWSDGSPENRPGGPFDGVIVTAAAPELDEWWSEVLFPGGRLVVPLSVVSGGQRIFLRKKTAAGEYEDTWHDYCRFVPLLKGRMEKGSGG; from the coding sequence GTGACCCAGTGGCGGAGTTTGGCGGAACGGATGGTGCGGGAACAGATAAAGGCGAGGGGGGTGCGTTCCGAAGCGGTTCTCGAGGCCATGGGGTCTGTGCCGAGGCACCTCTTCTTGGATGAGGCGCTCAGGGAGAGCGCGTGGATCGACAGCCCCCTCCCCATAGGGGAAGATCAAACCATCTCCCAGCCCTACATGGTGGCACGGATGACGGAACTGTTGAGTCCCGCTCGGGGGGAGAGTGTTCTTGAAATCGGCACCGGATCGGGTTACCAGGCGGCGGTCCTTTCCGCCATGGGCGCGAAGGTGACGAGCCTTGAGCGGATCGCTTCCCTGGCGGACAGGGCCCGGAAGCGCCTTGACGGACTGGGGTTCGATGTCCGGGTGATTTGGTCCGACGGCAGCCCGGAAAACCGTCCTGGAGGCCCCTTCGACGGAGTGATCGTCACCGCCGCAGCTCCGGAACTGGACGAATGGTGGTCCGAAGTGCTGTTTCCCGGAGGGCGGCTGGTGGTTCCCCTTTCGGTGGTGTCGGGGGGCCAGCGGATTTTTCTGCGGAAAAAGACCGCCGCGGGAGAATACGAAGATACATGGCACGATTACTGTCGTTTCGTTCCGCTTCTGAAAGGGCGGATGGAGAAGGGGTCCGGAGGATGA
- a CDS encoding nucleoside deaminase yields MKTVDKALLRRCIELSKEAVASGNHPFGALLADREGNILVESGNIEVTERDCTGHAETTVMRLAGKKYPKEFLWECTLYTTAEPCCMCVGAIYWGNVGRVVFGITEKQLLELTGSDENNLTFDLPSREVISRGRKKIEIVGPVADRELQEAIIAVHRGYWTKGK; encoded by the coding sequence ATGAAGACAGTGGATAAAGCGCTCCTGAGGCGGTGCATCGAACTGTCCAAAGAGGCGGTCGCCTCGGGAAATCATCCTTTCGGAGCCCTTCTGGCCGACAGGGAAGGAAACATCCTCGTGGAATCCGGAAATATCGAGGTCACCGAACGGGACTGCACGGGCCACGCCGAAACAACCGTCATGCGGCTCGCCGGAAAGAAGTATCCCAAGGAGTTCCTCTGGGAATGCACCCTCTACACCACCGCAGAACCGTGCTGCATGTGCGTCGGCGCCATCTACTGGGGCAACGTCGGAAGGGTCGTCTTCGGCATTACGGAGAAACAGCTCCTTGAACTCACAGGCTCGGACGAAAACAACCTCACCTTCGATCTCCCCTCCAGGGAGGTCATCTCCAGGGGCCGGAAGAAGATCGAAATCGTCGGCCCAGTCGCCGACAGGGAACTTCAGGAAGCGATCATCGCAGTGCACAGGGGATACTGGACGAAGGGGAAATAA
- a CDS encoding M23 family metallopeptidase, whose amino-acid sequence MGLSGKVRFAAGILLALLLFLVPGEALARANVEYPSTVGAGNPFVIRVTSSAPLTGVSVEWQGRSVPLDVAVWNNHYIALGLFGTQTGKVKTGSHVMKITLQSNGTRRRVSCSIRVTPVKYREDHLTLPESMVTPPAHVLARIAEERKAAGRALSTVTLSREWGLPLARPVDGIVTSPYGRRRVLNKKPRSPHGGMDFRAAAGTPVRAALPGRVVLTGDHYYAGKSVYIDSGGGVISHYFHLDSVGVKEGDRVNRGAVIARSGMTGRSTGPHLHFGLSLSGQLVNPEPLFEGTIAGMLEKTVSRVVNITGGE is encoded by the coding sequence TTGGGACTATCCGGTAAAGTGCGTTTTGCGGCAGGGATTCTTCTTGCTTTGCTTTTGTTTCTTGTTCCGGGCGAAGCCCTTGCCCGGGCGAATGTAGAGTATCCTTCAACGGTGGGGGCGGGAAACCCTTTCGTGATACGGGTTACTTCCTCCGCCCCCCTCACGGGAGTGTCCGTGGAATGGCAGGGCCGGAGCGTCCCTCTCGATGTGGCCGTGTGGAATAACCATTACATCGCCCTCGGCCTGTTCGGAACCCAGACCGGCAAGGTGAAGACCGGTTCCCACGTGATGAAGATCACGCTCCAGTCCAACGGAACCCGGCGCCGGGTCTCCTGTTCAATCCGGGTGACCCCGGTGAAGTACAGGGAGGATCATTTGACCCTTCCGGAGAGCATGGTGACGCCGCCGGCACACGTCCTGGCGAGGATTGCCGAGGAGCGGAAAGCTGCCGGAAGAGCCCTGTCCACGGTTACCCTCTCCAGGGAATGGGGCCTTCCCCTGGCAAGGCCGGTGGACGGCATCGTGACGAGTCCCTACGGCCGGAGGAGAGTGCTGAACAAAAAACCGAGAAGCCCCCACGGGGGAATGGACTTCCGTGCCGCAGCGGGAACCCCCGTCCGGGCGGCCCTTCCCGGCAGGGTCGTTCTCACCGGGGACCATTACTACGCGGGAAAGAGCGTCTATATCGACTCCGGCGGGGGAGTGATCTCCCATTACTTCCACCTTGATTCCGTAGGCGTGAAGGAGGGGGACCGAGTGAACAGGGGTGCCGTCATCGCAAGAAGCGGCATGACGGGCCGGTCCACGGGGCCCCACCTGCACTTCGGCCTCAGCCTCTCGGGACAGCTTGTGAACCCGGAACCCCTTTTCGAGGGCACTATTGCAGGAATGCTCGAAAAGACGGTCAGCCGGGTTGTGAACATTACAGGGGGGGAATAG
- a CDS encoding NUDIX domain-containing protein translates to MAAPGCSPLPVVFCFLLGEKKVLLYRRMTDPWNGTITVPGGKKERGETAREACIREIEEETGYRLGSIRLRGIAHILSGEAEATGYYFSSRDFEGELRKSDEGVPFWYSAEESLSLEGVNPFYKLLAPRILDETAPFFEAKIFSDEQGIRSFSFENV, encoded by the coding sequence ATGGCCGCGCCGGGATGCTCGCCCCTCCCCGTAGTCTTCTGCTTTCTGCTCGGAGAAAAGAAGGTTCTTCTCTACCGGAGGATGACCGATCCATGGAACGGTACCATTACCGTCCCCGGGGGGAAGAAGGAGCGGGGGGAAACGGCCCGGGAAGCCTGCATACGGGAGATAGAGGAGGAGACAGGATACCGTCTCGGGTCGATTCGCCTCAGGGGTATTGCCCACATTCTCTCCGGAGAGGCCGAGGCCACGGGTTACTATTTTTCCTCCAGGGATTTCGAAGGGGAACTGCGGAAAAGTGATGAAGGCGTGCCTTTCTGGTATTCTGCGGAGGAGAGTCTGTCCCTTGAAGGGGTCAACCCCTTCTACAAACTTCTTGCCCCGAGGATTCTCGACGAAACCGCCCCGTTTTTCGAGGCGAAGATTTTCTCGGATGAACAGGGGATCCGCTCATTCTCCTTCGAGAATGTCTGA
- a CDS encoding thymidine phosphorylase, whose translation MDMLGFIERKRDGGVHPAEEIRRFVTSFASGEVPDYQAAAWLMAVFFNGLSDEELGEFTLALARSGRVLSFGGDLFLVDKHSTGGVGDKISLLLVPLAAACGLSVAKLSGPGLGFTGGTVDKLEAIPGFRTHLSSEEFLRQVKEIGCAISGHSADLAPAEGKFYSLRDVTGTVPSLPLICSSIVSKKIAGGADAFVFDVKCGSGAFMKDYGSAEKLAEALVSLSKKLGKKAMALVTDMDQPLGEWVGNAVEVLEAVLVLRGGGPADVREVTVSLAGAMVSLGKGVSFEDGCALAAEKLDDGSALEKMKALVEAQGGKGQVCGAPETVLSVAPEKAFVKAMSGGTVTRIDARAVGEGVKRLGGGRMSLGDPIDLSVGVRMIAKTGAAVSAGDALLEIRYGSEEKLEDALPFFEKAFSVEETAMNSPHCGEGKKRSFVLGTIR comes from the coding sequence ATGGACATGCTTGGGTTCATCGAGCGGAAGAGGGACGGCGGCGTTCATCCGGCAGAGGAGATCCGCCGGTTCGTGACGTCCTTCGCCTCCGGAGAGGTTCCCGACTATCAGGCCGCGGCCTGGCTCATGGCTGTCTTCTTCAACGGGCTCAGCGACGAGGAACTGGGGGAGTTCACCCTGGCCCTCGCCCGGTCGGGGAGAGTGCTCTCCTTCGGCGGCGATCTTTTCCTTGTGGACAAGCACAGCACCGGCGGGGTAGGCGACAAGATCAGCCTGCTGCTGGTGCCTCTTGCGGCGGCCTGCGGCCTTTCGGTGGCCAAGCTCTCCGGCCCGGGGCTCGGATTTACGGGCGGAACGGTGGACAAACTGGAGGCCATTCCGGGTTTTCGGACCCACCTTTCCTCGGAGGAGTTCCTCCGGCAGGTGAAGGAGATAGGCTGCGCCATATCAGGCCATTCCGCCGACCTGGCTCCCGCCGAGGGGAAGTTCTATTCCCTCCGGGACGTCACGGGGACAGTTCCCTCCCTGCCCCTTATCTGCAGCAGCATCGTGAGCAAGAAGATCGCCGGCGGCGCGGACGCTTTCGTTTTCGACGTGAAGTGCGGCAGCGGTGCCTTCATGAAGGATTACGGCAGCGCCGAAAAACTGGCGGAGGCCCTCGTGTCCCTCTCGAAAAAACTTGGGAAAAAAGCCATGGCACTGGTCACCGACATGGACCAGCCCTTGGGCGAATGGGTCGGGAACGCCGTAGAGGTTTTGGAGGCTGTGCTGGTGCTAAGGGGCGGCGGTCCCGCCGATGTGCGGGAAGTGACCGTTTCTCTTGCGGGGGCCATGGTGTCCCTTGGAAAGGGCGTTTCCTTCGAGGATGGGTGTGCTCTGGCTGCCGAAAAGCTGGATGACGGGAGTGCCCTCGAAAAGATGAAGGCGCTTGTGGAGGCCCAGGGCGGGAAGGGACAGGTGTGCGGCGCTCCCGAGACGGTTCTGTCCGTTGCTCCGGAAAAGGCCTTTGTAAAGGCGATGTCAGGAGGTACGGTGACCAGGATTGACGCCCGGGCGGTGGGCGAGGGGGTGAAACGGCTCGGGGGAGGGCGCATGTCCCTCGGGGATCCCATCGACCTTTCCGTGGGAGTCCGTATGATAGCGAAAACGGGGGCGGCGGTCTCCGCAGGGGACGCCCTGCTCGAAATCCGGTACGGGAGCGAGGAAAAACTGGAAGATGCCCTTCCGTTCTTCGAGAAGGCCTTTTCAGTGGAAGAGACTGCAATGAACTCTCCCCATTGTGGAGAGGGAAAGAAAAGGAGTTTTGTTCTTGGGACTATCCGGTAA
- a CDS encoding ABC transporter permease produces MDYTVNILALGIPFSVALLLASLGEMFNQRAGVFNLGCEGIMAMGAFLGMLVPYVAGRGGPVPGAFNILGLLLAAGVGALLGLFFGVVVVTFRAPQGIAGIGLQMFGVGTAGTLFRHFVGGTQSVPGIDRLPIPVLSEIPFLGPVLFSHNPLVYLTFLLVPAAWYILFKTPWGLRVRASGTNPRAADSMGIRVNLVRFQALAVGGALAGLAGAYLSLCQVKMFSDEIIAGRGFIAVALVYFGHWRPLRIMGGALLFSLAQALQLTIQGQGIDFPYEFAVMLPYALVIVVLAFSRESLLLGPTALGKPFNREMRT; encoded by the coding sequence ATGGACTACACCGTCAACATTCTCGCTCTCGGCATTCCGTTCAGCGTGGCGCTTCTGCTCGCCTCCCTCGGAGAAATGTTCAACCAGCGGGCGGGCGTCTTCAACCTCGGCTGCGAAGGGATCATGGCCATGGGGGCCTTCCTCGGGATGCTCGTCCCCTATGTCGCAGGCCGGGGAGGCCCCGTACCCGGAGCTTTCAACATCCTGGGACTCCTGCTCGCCGCAGGAGTCGGCGCGCTTCTCGGCCTTTTCTTCGGGGTTGTGGTGGTCACCTTCCGGGCGCCCCAGGGAATAGCCGGCATCGGTCTCCAGATGTTCGGCGTCGGCACCGCCGGGACACTCTTTCGTCACTTCGTGGGTGGAACGCAGAGCGTTCCCGGCATCGACAGGCTCCCGATCCCCGTTCTCTCGGAGATTCCCTTCCTGGGCCCGGTCCTCTTCTCCCACAATCCGCTGGTCTACCTGACATTCCTTCTGGTCCCGGCAGCGTGGTACATCCTCTTCAAGACACCATGGGGGCTGCGGGTCCGGGCCTCGGGAACCAATCCGCGGGCAGCCGACTCCATGGGCATCCGGGTCAATCTTGTCCGCTTCCAGGCGCTGGCCGTTGGCGGGGCGCTTGCCGGCCTCGCAGGGGCTTATCTGAGCCTCTGCCAGGTGAAAATGTTCAGCGACGAAATCATCGCCGGAAGGGGTTTCATCGCCGTGGCCCTGGTTTACTTCGGCCACTGGCGTCCCCTCAGGATCATGGGAGGAGCGCTGCTCTTCAGCCTCGCCCAGGCGCTCCAGCTCACCATCCAGGGGCAGGGAATCGATTTCCCCTACGAATTCGCCGTCATGCTGCCCTACGCCCTGGTCATCGTCGTCCTCGCCTTCAGCCGAGAAAGTCTGCTGCTGGGCCCCACCGCCCTCGGCAAGCCCTTCAACCGGGAGATGCGCACCTGA